The Antarcticibacterium sp. 1MA-6-2 genome has a window encoding:
- a CDS encoding alpha-L-fucosidase, with amino-acid sequence MKNLFLLLVMILSIQAGTAQGNYVPHKENLEARQWFEEAKFGMFIHWGVYSNLGDGEWVMNNQNIAIENYEKLPKFFNPTKFDAEEWVKVAKDAGMKYITITSRHHDGFSMFDTRASDYNIVNNTPFGRDILKELAEACRKEDIKLFFYYSLLDWRHPDYYPQGKTGKEIRDRSTKGNWEEYITFMKAQLTELLTNYGEIGGIWFDGHWDKPEANWNYDEIYKLIHDLQPQALIGNNHHSAPIDGEDFQMFEKDLPGKNTKGYRNDPASVGALPKETCETINNSWGFNLQDDTHKSDKQLIRYLIQTAGYGANFLLNVGPMPNGEIQENHKQTLRSIGSWLNQYGDLIYGSKQGPILSR; translated from the coding sequence ATGAAAAATCTTTTTCTATTACTGGTAATGATTTTGAGTATCCAGGCTGGAACAGCTCAGGGTAATTACGTGCCTCACAAAGAAAACCTGGAAGCCAGGCAATGGTTTGAGGAAGCTAAATTCGGGATGTTTATCCACTGGGGAGTCTACAGTAACCTTGGAGATGGGGAATGGGTTATGAACAACCAGAATATAGCAATTGAAAATTATGAAAAGCTTCCTAAATTTTTTAACCCCACAAAATTTGATGCTGAAGAGTGGGTAAAAGTGGCCAAGGATGCCGGGATGAAATATATTACCATAACCTCACGACACCACGATGGATTTTCTATGTTCGACACCAGAGCTTCAGATTATAACATAGTAAATAATACTCCATTTGGAAGGGATATTCTAAAAGAGCTGGCAGAAGCCTGCAGGAAGGAGGATATTAAATTGTTTTTCTATTACTCCCTGTTGGATTGGCGGCATCCCGATTATTATCCGCAAGGGAAAACGGGTAAGGAAATCCGGGATAGATCCACAAAAGGCAATTGGGAGGAGTATATAACTTTTATGAAAGCTCAACTCACAGAATTACTTACAAATTATGGTGAAATAGGTGGAATTTGGTTTGACGGCCATTGGGATAAACCTGAAGCCAACTGGAACTACGACGAAATTTATAAACTTATTCATGATTTACAGCCCCAGGCCCTCATTGGGAATAATCATCACTCAGCTCCAATAGATGGAGAAGATTTTCAAATGTTTGAGAAAGACCTTCCCGGAAAGAATACAAAAGGATATAGAAATGATCCTGCAAGTGTGGGAGCACTCCCTAAGGAAACTTGCGAGACTATCAACAATTCATGGGGTTTTAATTTACAGGACGATACTCATAAATCAGACAAGCAGTTAATTCGCTATTTGATCCAAACAGCAGGTTATGGGGCGAATTTTCTCCTTAACGTGGGGCCAATGCCTAATGGGGAAATTCAGGAAAACCACAAACAAACCTTGAGGAGTATTGGAAGCTGGCTAAATCAATATGGAGACCTTATTTATGGCAGCAAACAGGGACCTATACTTAGCAGATGA
- a CDS encoding SDR family NAD(P)-dependent oxidoreductase: MSLFSLKGKTAVITGGGSGIGKAIAEKFAARGATVHVLEYNIEEGEKLVAEIRGNEGKAEFHSCDVSKQEEVRQVISKIAKSTPINILVNNAGVAHVGNVENTTEEDMDRLYQVNIKGVYNCLFAVIPYMKKNGGGCIINMASIASVVGIADRFAYSMSKGAALTMTYSIAKDYLNFGIRCNSISPARVHTPFVDGFITKNYPGKEAEMFEKLSKTQPIGRMGTTEEIANLALYLCSDEASFITGTNFPIDGGFIKLNG, encoded by the coding sequence ATGTCTTTATTTAGTCTCAAAGGGAAAACAGCAGTAATTACTGGAGGTGGTAGCGGAATAGGAAAGGCAATAGCCGAAAAATTTGCAGCCCGGGGTGCAACTGTTCACGTTTTGGAATACAATATTGAGGAGGGAGAAAAATTGGTGGCAGAAATTCGCGGGAATGAAGGTAAAGCTGAGTTTCATTCCTGTGACGTATCAAAGCAGGAAGAGGTAAGGCAGGTAATATCGAAAATAGCTAAGTCAACACCAATTAATATTCTTGTAAATAACGCAGGGGTTGCTCACGTGGGAAATGTTGAAAATACCACCGAAGAAGATATGGATCGCCTTTATCAGGTAAATATTAAAGGGGTCTATAATTGCCTTTTTGCTGTAATTCCATATATGAAAAAAAATGGCGGAGGTTGTATTATCAATATGGCGAGTATAGCATCGGTCGTGGGAATAGCAGATAGGTTTGCATATTCAATGTCTAAAGGAGCTGCTTTAACGATGACTTATTCTATAGCTAAAGATTATCTTAATTTTGGAATTCGTTGCAACAGTATTTCTCCCGCCCGGGTTCACACACCTTTTGTTGATGGTTTTATTACCAAAAATTATCCGGGCAAAGAGGCCGAAATGTTCGAAAAGCTTTCCAAAACCCAGCCCATTGGAAGAATGGGAACTACAGAGGAGATAGCCAATTTAGCATTGTATCTATGTTCTGATGAAGCATCATTTATTACAGGAACTAATTTTCCCATTGATGGAGGTTTTATTAAACTAAACGGTTAA